A portion of the Shewanella sp. SNU WT4 genome contains these proteins:
- the tusA gene encoding sulfurtransferase TusA produces MSNPFELAQHQLDTQGLRCPEPVMMVRKTVRQMAAGETLLILADDPATTRDIPSFCQFMDHTLLASDTDGSPYRYLIQKGS; encoded by the coding sequence ATGTCGAACCCTTTTGAACTTGCCCAACACCAACTCGATACCCAAGGGCTGCGCTGCCCAGAGCCTGTCATGATGGTTCGTAAAACTGTCAGACAAATGGCGGCTGGCGAGACTTTATTGATCCTCGCCGATGATCCAGCGACCACGCGTGACATTCCAAGTTTCTGCCAATTTATGGATCACACCTTATTAGCCAGCGACACTGATGGCTCGCCCTATCGTTATCTCATTCAAAAAGGAAGTTAA
- a CDS encoding MOSC domain-containing protein, protein MQLVGIAYKQKKSGPMLCLTNADISLEKGVADDVFGKPGKRQVTVLSQEQWQAACDELDNDLEWQTRRANLLISGYEFSAADVGKQIIIGEQVALLITGETAPCTKIEKQADGLQNALTPDWRGGVTCKVVTSGPITLFDTIAVL, encoded by the coding sequence ATGCAGCTTGTCGGTATCGCTTATAAACAGAAAAAATCTGGGCCTATGCTGTGCCTAACTAACGCTGATATCAGCTTAGAAAAAGGCGTTGCTGATGATGTGTTTGGTAAGCCAGGAAAGCGCCAAGTAACAGTATTATCTCAAGAGCAGTGGCAAGCTGCCTGTGATGAACTTGATAATGATTTAGAGTGGCAAACACGCCGCGCCAACCTTTTAATCTCAGGTTATGAATTCAGTGCCGCAGATGTCGGTAAGCAAATCATTATCGGTGAACAAGTAGCATTACTGATTACAGGTGAAACTGCGCCTTGCACAAAAATAGAAAAACAAGCTGATGGCCTACAAAATGCGTTAACCCCCGACTGGCGTGGCGGCGTCACATGCAAGGTTGTCACGTCTGGGCCTATAACCCTGTTTGATACCATAGCTGTCCTTTAG